The sequence CCAATTTTCTTCTCGGACAACTGCCAATTTGTGACCGACTTTGACGAAAGCCTATCCCGCATATCATAGCGACCAAAAGTACCATTCAGCGTTGTCCAATATAATGTATTAGGATCTTCGGCGGCCATATCCACCCCGGACAGCGCTTCATCAATGTTGGTAGATTCGGGGCCATATTTTTCCATTGAAGTTGTCTTCTCAAGATCCAGTTCTCGGATTGAGCTGTCGTAGCTTGCGGTGAATAATGATGTTGGCTTTGACGGGTGAACCATCATCGCGCTAATGGTTCTGGTATGCGGCTTGAGAGTAGTCAGAACCGGGTCGgggtcatcttcttcctcgtcgtctccTGTTTCTGGCCTTTCTTGCGAAGCATCAAAGACTCCCAGATGCCCTAGCTTGTCGCCAGCGAAGACCAAGGGCTTCGTTTCAGAAGGGTGAAAAGCCATGGCATAGATTCGTTCAGGCGTGATCTTGATCCCTATGTGCAGACACCCCAACGTTTTAGTTATCGCCGGGCATTGAATGCGCGCCTGTAGGCTTATCACTTACTTTGAGGATCCCACTGCGTCCACAAGCTGAGACCATTCATTTCCTCGCGCAAAGCTTTGAGGTCCTTGTCGGTGGTCTTCTTAATGTCGTCATCGCCAAAGGTCCGTACATAGGGCTCTGCAACACCCTTATTCACGACGTCGACGCCAATTAAACTATCTCCCTCCAGCTTCTGCCCAGCGATAAACATATCATTTGCAGAGTAAGCATCGGTCCGCCGAACCTTCCTGGCGCGCTCCGCCTCTCTGGCTGCTTCATACTCTTCTTCGGCTTTTCGCTTGACAACTTCGCTATCCGCCGTGAGTCCCCGCAGGCGCGATGACTGGCGACGAGGGAGCGGcgcttcctcctctttgatGCGCTTTGGGGCagccttcttttttggctttGGTGCACCACTGCCCGGTGCTTTCGGCGCCGTAAAGAGGCCCGCCGATTGCGCTTCCAGgctcagcttcttcaaaagcGCATCGCGCTCAGCGATGTTTGCGAGACGCTGTTTTTCGAACTCAGAAAGTTCAGAGGAATTGGTACCTTTAGCCATAATGAAGGTGCCTGGGAACAGGCCAGCCAGTAAACGATCCAGGTCGCTGACTCGCTGTATGCAATGCGGCCTCGATGGATGTCGCGGATCGCGCGTGAGCAAGCAACGCGAAGTCACGTGGGCATAGTCGTAAAAGCTTCCGGCCACTTTATTCCACGATTTGCCGGGATCGCAAAAGTTACGCAGACGCTCAATGCAACCAGAAACTCCAGGCGAGGCAATGGCGACGCACATTTCACGTGCCTTCTACTTGTCGGCCACGACGAGCTCTCCGACTCCCTTCTTGTACCAAACCCGGACCCTTGCGCCTATATCGTTGTCCCTGCAAAGAACGTTCGCTGCCCGTGTACGCCAATATTCAGCAGAGAACCGAGCATCTTATGAGTAC comes from Penicillium oxalicum strain HP7-1 chromosome I, whole genome shotgun sequence and encodes:
- a CDS encoding DNA damage-binding protein cmr1 → MAKGTNSSELSEFEKQRLANIAERDALLKKLSLEAQSAGLFTAPKAPGSGAPKPKKKAAPKRIKEEEAPLPRRQSSRLRGLTADSEVVKRKAEEEYEAAREAERARKVRRTDAYSANDMFIAGQKLEGDSLIGVDVVNKGVAEPYVRTFGDDDIKKTTDKDLKALREEMNGLSLWTQWDPQRIKITPERIYAMAFHPSETKPLVFAGDKLGHLGVFDASQERPETGDDEEEDDPDPVLTTLKPHTRTISAMMVHPSKPTSLFTASYDSSIRELDLEKTTSMEKYGPESTNIDEALSGVDMAAEDPNTLYWTTLNGTFGRYDMRDRLSSKSVTNWQLSEKKIGGFSISPTLPHYFTTASLDRTMKLWDLRKLSVDEPVPVGEHESRLSVSHAAFNAAGQIATTSYDDTIKIYDLSSKGVSTWKPGHTVSEGDFRPDTVVRHNCQTGRWVTILRPQWQMNPQSHIQRFCVGNMNRFVDIYSGSGDQLAQLGGEGITAVPAVAVFHRSKNWVAGGTASGKLCLWM